From Zingiber officinale cultivar Zhangliang chromosome 5B, Zo_v1.1, whole genome shotgun sequence, the proteins below share one genomic window:
- the LOC121986262 gene encoding serine/threonine-protein kinase RUNKEL-like, whose product MNNYHIYVVVGKGKHSLVYKGRKKKTIEYFAIKSVEKSQRSKILHEVRMLHSLNHPNVLRFYSWYETTAHLWLVLEYCVGGDLMTLLKQDTQLPESSIHDLAFDLVKALQFLHSKGIIYCNLKPSNILLDEFGFAKLCDFGLARRLIDIEKNTIAALPQSKRGTPCYMAPELFHDGGIHSYASDLWALGCVLYECYTGRPPFTGTEFTQLVKSIISDPIPALPDNTSNSFVSLINALLVKDPAQRIEWTELCEHSFWRTKVASVSLPTQPAFNNMVQVLHKPYLSDRNGDKISQSRTPQKRQESKMRAHKQDESSRSGNKAIETPVRNAQNNRKNNLKHCGKLDTAKGLNLVRMSRMAKLNLQRENEKENYRRPTAETCDDDAEVKIENNDMELDFNENPEDEVTDDADGSENSCIISAELQAENTDKKNEEREQNMDHPSIAADDELVDHKKPEQDTSSEHRDVTATPPSVCSRNTQHVKTVAEPATDSDSAGSSTKLFEVFWHPSDLAVKPVMPSRKGDRAADAIPNLPFESFSPSDYGKLPAEKMNALNGKIIHVLNGSSHVLEKQNIIRYLEILSGNSDAANIIINGPVMLSLIKMLRLSKISTLRVQIASAMGLLIRHCTFIETELANSGIINSLMDGLRDKHDKVRRFSMAALGELLFYISTKNEHNCNDGDTVESPSKEIKATSCWQVTSSVIALVSSILRMGEDDIAQLYALRTIENICSQGGDWASRFASQDVIANLCYIYKATGKHENTRFIAGSCLVRLCRFCSSCIQYVFEKLPLRDVASALVKGNPREQQISLNLLNMSILSMQGLSNMNRNLHSLGEEKHLVPVLLSLIEQGTEILRGKTLMFVALLCINSRRWLSQFLGNVKLLYAVDRLGKEKDGFIQQCMESFVCLIVTTIPGILETVSVDMQQMMAGKRHGPTVALASRGNPKSSANVLPVILHLLGSSSFKHRVVNNHVLLQLTNLIKLLEIPFQGREDFQITLLRVLETIIEDPSVILDGPTIFTGRILPSLAIIYNGNRDGDARFLCLKILFDAMVDIFDDPSLYNMEQILEDIKLISRTYFLPLYPALIEDEDPIPMYAQKLLVMLIEFNYIRVSDIVDLKAVTRCFGFLHGDLSNANVNDVKLCLALASASETETKLLSQLRVARKIGNLLEFVSAKEMEDFLEPTLQLCKAFILRGIGHEKGVALCKEPSLLCNNAFNMSIAVDQQHCIKDVCDFASNLSVFLDLLRNPKASVVDLSSECVVLLLKAAPREATTGILTKLQKISKLMEFLVNNAFGIHILRLLYALAFSCRQYLSHALILSIPASAISSIETLLLTLKNSAIPGIQEAAVNLTLELQRLPRRL is encoded by the exons ATGAACAACTACCACATCTACGTGGTGGTCGGCAAAGGAAAGCACTCG TTGGTTTATAAAGGGAGAAAGAAGAAGACGATTGAGTATTTTGCGATAAAGAGCGTGGAGAAATCCCAGAGGTCGAAAATTCTTCATGAA GTTCGGATGCTTCATTCTCTGAATCATCCAAATGTACTGAGGTTTTATTCTTG GTATGAAACCACCGCTCACCTTTGGCTGGTTCTAGAGTATTGTGTTGGTGGTGACCTCATGACATTATTGAAACAG GACACACAACTTCCTGAAAGTTCCATCCATGATTTGGCTTTTGACTTGGTGAAAGCTCTCCA GTTCTTGCATTCGAAGGGAATTATTTACTGCAATCTAAAGCCGTCAAACATTTTACTGGATGAATTTGGATTTGCCAAG CTTTGTGATTTTGGATTGGCTAGGAGATTAATTGATATTGAAAAGAATACTATTGCTGCG CTGCCTCAATCAAAGCGTGGAACTCCGTGTTATATGGCTCCTGAGTTGTTCCATGATGGAGGGATCCACTCTTACGCTTCTGATTTATGGGCTCTGGGGTGTGTGCTATATGAATGCTATACTGGAAGGCCACCTTTCACAGGGACTGAGTTTACCCAGTTAGTGAAGTCAATTATTTCGGATCCCATACCAGCTCTCCCAGATAACACATCCAACTCATTTGTGAGCCTGATCAATGCACTTTTGGTCAAAGATCCAGCTCAAAGAATAGAATGGACTGAACTTTGTGAACACAGTTTTTGGAGAACCAAGGTTGCTTCTGTATCTCTACCTACTCAGCCTGCATTCAATAATATGGTTCAAGTCTTACATAAACCATACCTGTCAGATAGAAATGGTGATAAAATTTCTCAATCAAGAACTCCTCAAAAGCGGCAAGAAAGCAAGATGAGAGCCCATAAACAAGATGAAAGTTCTCGTTCTGGGAACAAAGCTATTGAAACGCCAGTTAGAAATGCACAGAataataggaaaaataatttaaaacattGTGGGAAACTTGACACTGCAAAGGGTTTAAATCTTGTTAGGATGTCAAGGATGGCCAAGCTGAATTTACAGAGAGAGAACGAGAAAGAGAACTATAGACGTCCAACAGCAGAGACATGCGATGATGATGCCGAAGTAAAAATTGAGAATAATGATATGGAACTTGATTTTAATGAGAACCCTGAAGATGAAGTAACTGATGATGCTGATGGATCTGAAAATTCTTGCATTATATCTGCTGAATTACAAGCTGAAAATACTGAtaaaaagaatgaagagagagaacaaAATATGGATCACCCAAGTATCGCCGCTGATGATGAATTAGTTGATCATAAGAAACCAGAACAAGACACTTCTTCGGAGCATCGCGATGTGACTGCTACCCCACCTAGTGTCTGCAGTAGGAATACACAGCACGTCAAGACAGTTGCTGAACCTGCAACTGATTCAGATTCTGCTGGGTCATCCACTAAATTATTTGAAGTTTTTTGGCATCCATCAGATCTTGCAGTAAAGCCAGTGATGCCAAGTAGAAAAGGTGATAGAGCTGCAGATGCTATTCCAAATCTTCCTTTTGAATCTTTTTCTCCAAGTGATTATGGCAAGTTGCCAGCAGAAAAAATGAATGCACTGAATGGTAAGataattcatgtgttaaatggaAGTTCTCATGTTTTAGAGAAGCAGAATATCATTAGATACTTAGAAATTTTAAGTGGAAATAGTGACGCAGCCAATATAATTATTAATGGGCCTGTGATGTTGTCGCTTATAAAAATGCTGAGACTTTCAAAAATATCTACTCTGCGGGTTCAAATTGCTTCAGCAATGGGCCTTTTGATTCGGCATTGCACCTTTATTGAAACCGAACTTGCAAATTCTGGTATTATAAATTCACTGATGGATGGCTTAAGGGACAAGCATGACAAAGTAAGACGATTTTCTATGGCTGCTCTTGGGGAGTTGCTTTTCTATATTTCTACTAAAAATGAACACAACTGCAATGATGGAGATACTGTTGAATCTCCATCGAAGGAGATAAAAGCTACATCTTGTTGGCAG GTTACAAGTTCTGTCATTGCACTGGTCTCATCCATCTTGCGCATGGGAGAGGATGATATAGCCCAGCTTTATGCTCTAAGAACAATTGAAAACATTTGCAGTCAAGGAGGAGATTGGGCATCTCGTTTTGCCAGTCAGGATGTAATTGCAAATCTCTGTTATATATACAAGGCGACAGGAAAACATGAAAATACAAGGTTTATTGCTGGATCTTGTTTAGTACGCCTTTGTCGTTTCTGTTCCTCATGCATACAGTATGTGTTTGAGAAATTGCCGCTCAGAGATGTTGCCTCTGCTTTAGTTAAGGGAAATCCACGCGAGCAGCAGATTAGTTTAAATCTTCTCAATATGTCAATTTTAAGCATGCAAGGGTTGTCGAACATGAACAGAAATCTTCATTCCCTGGGGGAAGAAAAACACTTGGTGCCAGTTCTTTTGTCACTAATTGAGCAAGGGACTGAAATTTTACGAGGAAAAACTCTTATGTTTGTGGCTCTTCTTTGTATTAACAGCCGTAGATGGCTTTCTCAGTTTCTTGGAAATGTTAAGTTGCTTTATGCAGTTGATAGACTGGGAAAAGAGAAGGATGGGTTTATTCAGCAGTGTATGGAATCATTTGTGTGTTTAATTGTTACTACAATTCCAGGTATTCTTGAAACTGTGTCTGTTGATATGCAACAGATGATGGCTGGTAAACGCCATGGGCCTACTGTTGCTCTTGCTAGCCGGGGTAACCCAAAGAGCAGTGCCAATGTACTTCCAGTgattcttcatcttcttggaaGCTCTTCCTTTAAACATCGGGTAGTCAACAATCATGTCTTGCTCCAGTTGACGAATCTGATCAAACTTTTAGAGATACCTTTTCAG GGAAGAGAAGATTTTCAAATTACGTTGCTTCGAGTGCTTGAAACAATTATAGAAGATCCTTCTGTTATTCTAGATGGCCCCACAATATTTACAGGTAGGATTCTTCCTAGCCTGGCCATTATATACAATGGCAACAGAGATGGAGATGCCAGGTTTTTGtgcttgaaaattttgtttgatgcAATGGTTGATATCTTTGATGATCCTTCCTTATATAACATGGAGCAAATATTGGAGGACATAAAGTTGATATCTCGAacttatttccttcctctttacCCTGCATTGATTGAAGATGAAGATCCAATTCCTATGTATGCCCAGAAGCTTCTAGTAATGCTGATTGAATTTAACTATATAAGAGTATCAGATATAGTGGATCTGAAAGCAGTTACACGTTGCTTTGGATTTTTGCATGGTGACCTTTCAAATGCTAATGTGAATGACGTAAAACTTTGTCTAGCATTAGCTTCTGCTTCTGAGACAGAAACTAAGCTTCTGTCTCAATTACGAGTggcaagaaaaataggaaatctTTTGGAATTTGTGAGTGCAAAGGAAATGGAGGATTTTCTGGAACCAACATTACAACTTTGCAAAGCATTTATTTTGCGGGGTATTGGACATGAGAAGGGTGTAGCCCTTTGCAAAGAACCATCTCTTCTATGCAATAATGCCTTCAACATGAGTATTGCTGTTGATCAGCAGCACTGCATCAAGGATGTCTGTGACTTTGCCAGTAACCTCAGTGTCTTCCTGGACTTGTTAAGGAACCCGAAAGCATCAGTTGTTGATTTGTCATCGGAGTGTGTGGTCCTGCTGCTTAAAGCAGCACCACGAGAAGCCACCACGGGCATTTTAACAAAACTTCAAAAAATCAGCAAACTTATGGAATTCTTAGTTAATAATGCCTTTGGCATACATATTCTTCGTCTTCTGTATGCTCTTGCCTTCTCTTGTAGGCAATACCTCTCCCATGCACTGATTTTGTCAATACCGGCATCGGCAATTTCAAGTATAGAAACCCTTCTTTTAACTCTTAAGAACTCAGCTATTCCTGGAATCCAAGAGGCTGCTGTGAATTTAACACTTGAATTGCAACGGCTCCCTCGTCGCTTATGA